CAAGTTCTACAATCTGACTTTGCTCGTTAAAACCAAATCGCTTTACCATCAAATCCGTATAGGCTTTAGCGTGCTTTAACCAGGTATCTGCATAAGAAGAAAAGTAGGCATATTCCGTGAAAATATTCCCTGGACTGACGTAAGACTCTAATTGCACTAAGAAACAGTTATGACAAATGTGAACGTGGAGTGGATAAAAAGGTTCCATCTCGTTAATCTGTTCTGAACTTAAGTAGCTCTCGCACAGTGGAGACATACCTAGATCGACAAAAGTATGTCTTAATGAGGTTTTACAAAATCGGCAGGTAGCATTTGTAGTCGTGCCGCCAATCTCTATTGTTTTTGTTGTTTGAACCATATTATTCTAAAATACGTATATAAATTGAATAAATGAGTGAGTCATAGCTTATTTACTATGTTTTTTTACGATTAAATAAAAATAAATAAAAAGACAAAAATTAAAAGTAAAAATACATACAAATGTAATTGTACAACATAAATGTAATAATACAACTTTAATGTCTATTTGTAATTATCAAGCTGAATCATAGCCTGATAATACATTTGTTTTCATAAATAAAATTATTAAATTAATTGGGCATAAAAATCAACATACTGTTCGGCTATTTTTGATTTACTAAAACGATAATTATGCAAATCACAATCGGCACGAGATTGATTTAAAGTACTAGCGATCGCATTTGATAAATTTGATACAGAATCTCCTTCTAACTGAAAATATGTGCAATTATTAGCACCAATTTCACGAAAAACAGAAATGTCAGTACAAACCACTTTGGAAGCAAAATAAATAGCTTCGGCTAAGGGCAAACAAAATCCTTCAGTAGATGATGCAATAATAAACAGTTCGCAGTTTTGATATAGCCAAGTCAAGTTACTGTCGTTAATTGATGATTCTAATAATACTAATTCTTGTAAGGCAAAATAATCTATCAAACTATGGAGTTTTTCAGTTTCTGGCCCTGTAGCACCAATAATAATTAGTTTAGTTTGGGCTGTTATCTGATTACTGTTTCTGAGCTTGACATAGGCTTTAATCAGCAGATCTAAATTTTTGTTTTGTCGATGCTGTCCTACGCACAGTAAAAAAGACTCAGTATATTTTGAATCAATATTTGTAGGTATGGCTGGCGTAATTTGAGAAAAATCTACGCAATTGTAAATTACAGTCGTAAGTTTTTGCGAACTAATTTTCGGCAGGTATCGATTTAGATTTTTCAAAGTAATTTGCGAAACACAACTTAGACCACTGCTATTCTCAACACATTGCTTAAGAAACCAACGATTAAACCAGACATTGGGATAGCCAAAGTTTTCTGGACATTCGTAGGGATAAAAATCATGAATAGTAGTCACTACAGGACAGGAAAATAAAGATCGCCAAAAGGGAATCGGAAATGACAAATGAACCAAATCGGGACATAGTTGATTTGTTAGTTTGGCTAATCCCCAAACAAACCAAATATTTCGGGATAAAGAACTATTTTTAAGCTCGATGCTGACTAGATCGATCTTTGGTGAATCCAATACAAAAGATGTTTTAAAATAATTTAGTTGCCATGCTCCAATTACAAGCGTTACCTTATCTACTTCGTTGGTACTGGCAAGACACTGTGCCAAATTAACGGCGTGTCTGCAAACTCCTGTCGGCTTAATTGGTCTATGTAAGGCAGCAATCAAAACGTGCATGATAATTATCGGCTGCTAATTTTTTTCTGGATGCTACGCATTAGTTTTAAGAGAATGGGAGAATCATAAACTGAGGTTTTTAGTTTAAATTTAAAGTTGTTAAGTAAAGAGTAATCTGGTTGATTACGATAAAAATTTACGCCTTGATAGTTTTTGTAGGTAATATAATTTTTGGTCGTAAAAAGATTACCAAATTCATAAACAGAAGGAATATAATGGGCGGTAAGCGATTTCCTCGAAAAACTAGGATTTATAGTCGGTAAAGCACCATGAATAGTTTTCGAGTTCCAAAATAAAACATCTCCTTGATTTAGAGCAGGAGCAGTAATTTCATCTTTATGCT
This DNA window, taken from Pleurocapsa sp. FMAR1, encodes the following:
- a CDS encoding glycosyltransferase family 4 protein; this encodes MHVLIAALHRPIKPTGVCRHAVNLAQCLASTNEVDKVTLVIGAWQLNYFKTSFVLDSPKIDLVSIELKNSSLSRNIWFVWGLAKLTNQLCPDLVHLSFPIPFWRSLFSCPVVTTIHDFYPYECPENFGYPNVWFNRWFLKQCVENSSGLSCVSQITLKNLNRYLPKISSQKLTTVIYNCVDFSQITPAIPTNIDSKYTESFLLCVGQHRQNKNLDLLIKAYVKLRNSNQITAQTKLIIIGATGPETEKLHSLIDYFALQELVLLESSINDSNLTWLYQNCELFIIASSTEGFCLPLAEAIYFASKVVCTDISVFREIGANNCTYFQLEGDSVSNLSNAIASTLNQSRADCDLHNYRFSKSKIAEQYVDFYAQLI